GGTCCCGCAGCGCAACAGGAGTCGGAGGCGATAGTTCTCGAAGTTGCGGAACCCGAAGCCGAGCCGCTTGATGTTCTTGATGATCAGGTTCCGGCCTTCGGTGGCGGCGTTGGTCAACCCGGTGGTGTGCCAGCGCAGCAGGGGC
This genomic interval from Acidimicrobiales bacterium contains the following:
- a CDS encoding transposase translates to PLLRWHTTGLTNAATEGRNLIIKNIKRLGFGFRNFENYRLRLLLRCGTTWQTRSAPSIRGRQPRFAA